The Syntrophorhabdaceae bacterium nucleotide sequence TTAGGTCACCGCGCCCCCGGCATGGCCGCGCCTCGCTCTTGAAGTCCTGAAGAATGATGGGGTATAATGCTTTTCAATGGAACCAGGCATCGAGAGCTCCAGCCTTACTATACCCAACGACCTTGCATATCTCCCGGCCATCCAGGCCTTTCTCTCGGAAGTGATGGGGCGATGTGGATACAACGAACGGGACACGACAATGGTCCTCATCGCGCTGGAAGAGGCCATCGTCAACGTGGTGAAGCATGCCTTCGAGCCCGGCGAGAAAGCAAGCTACCAGGTAATCGTCGACCCCATTACCGCCGGGATCAGGATCATCGTCAAAGACAAGGGGCTTCCCTATTCACCGAGTCTCGTGCCTTCCTATGTACCCCCCTCCGACATCGACGCAACCCCCCAGCCCGGACTCGGCTCGCACCTGATCAAGAACAGCGTCGACGAGATATTTTTCCATAACCTTGGCCGCGAAGGAAAGGAACTCCATCTCATAAAGCACCTTCCTTACAGGAGTATCCAGGAGATCCGGGCGGAGGCGGAATTGGCCCCCTTCCCGGAACCCATCAAAATGGCCGGGCCGCCCGAGAAGAAAGAGTTTTCCATCCGCCCCATACGACCTTCCGAGGTCTACGACGTATCGAAGCTCTTTTACCGGGCCTACGGGTATTCCTATGGCATCGATACCATATATTACCCGGAGAAGCTTGCCCAGTGCCATGCCGACGGCATCATCATCTCAGTCGTGACCGTGACCCCCGACGACCGTGTCGTCGGCCATGCGGCCCTTGTCAGAGACAACCCATCAAGCAAGACCGCCGAAGCTGCAATGGCGGTCGTCGAACCGGGGTTCAGGGGCCAGGGGTGCCAGAGCGTCATGATAACGAAGCTTGTTGAGGAGGCCAGGTCCGCAGGTCTTGCGGGCATATACAGCAAGGCGGTAACGAACCACATCTACGCCCAGAAGGCGGGGCAGAAAGCGGGGTTCAAGCGCTGCGCCGTCGTTGCGGGCCTTATCCCCGCCGACAGGTCCTTCAAGGGGATACAGGCCGCTCTCTCACAGCGGGAATCTGTCGCCTACGG carries:
- a CDS encoding GNAT family N-acetyltransferase, yielding MEPGIESSSLTIPNDLAYLPAIQAFLSEVMGRCGYNERDTTMVLIALEEAIVNVVKHAFEPGEKASYQVIVDPITAGIRIIVKDKGLPYSPSLVPSYVPPSDIDATPQPGLGSHLIKNSVDEIFFHNLGREGKELHLIKHLPYRSIQEIRAEAELAPFPEPIKMAGPPEKKEFSIRPIRPSEVYDVSKLFYRAYGYSYGIDTIYYPEKLAQCHADGIIISVVTVTPDDRVVGHAALVRDNPSSKTAEAAMAVVEPGFRGQGCQSVMITKLVEEARSAGLAGIYSKAVTNHIYAQKAGQKAGFKRCAVVAGLIPADRSFKGIQAALSQRESVAYGYRVVNDPGDIELFPPARHREMIERIYASADVKRIFPELPRGSVPEPEEEAAEITVTVVPTYQRAVIEVQRFGRNTLSQVNGILKGLCYEKMEQITLYLNLQDPLTSTMCSGFEDMGFFFAGILPFSHVGDALLLQYLNNVPIDYDKIKIVDAVGQEILAYVESHDPSKL